In Euwallacea fornicatus isolate EFF26 chromosome 2, ASM4011564v1, whole genome shotgun sequence, one genomic interval encodes:
- the LOC136350259 gene encoding uncharacterized protein — protein MKPFLLTILLAATYARPEPPLQQGYNYPSPRPIAVDFVNPPLGVQVGPQQSTPDFGSFDTSVGGGPVGGHLDTIYGAPAQLSTVHKHVYVHVAPEEPQEIKPQRVIPTAAPQKHYKIIFIKAPNPPTPTAPIIPVQPQNEEKTLVYVLVKKPEEQPEIVVPTPVPTQPSKPEVYFIRYKTQKEGGNGGYNYAVPGGPGVGSGQVDSGVTGAEVSGSGISGAGGELSGPGAGIGGGSASTQYGPPGYHK, from the exons ATGAAGCCGTTCCTG CTAACGATTTTATTGGCTGCGACCTACGCCAGACCAGAACCACCGCTACAACAAGGTTACAACTACCCTAGTCCCCGTCCTATTGCTGTAGACTTTGTTAATCCTCCATTAGGCGTTCAAGTAGGCCCACAGCAATCCACTCCAGATTTTGGAAGCTTCGATACATCCGTGGGAGGAGGTCCCGTTGGGGGCCACTTAGACACCATTTATGGAGCTCCAGCTCAACTCTCTACTGTCCACAAACACGTCTACGTCCACGTAGCCCCAGAAGAGCCTCAAGAGATCAAACCGCAAAGAGTAATCCCCACTGCCGCACCACAAAAGCACTACAAGATTATCTTTATAAAGGCACCAAATCCACCGACCCCAACTGCTCCAATTATCCCAGTTCAACCTCAGAATGAGGAGAAGACTTTAGTGTATGTTTTGGTCAAGAAACCAGAAGAGCAGCCAGAGATTGTGGTACCCACCCCTGTTCCCACCCAACCAAGCAAGCCCGAAGTTTACTTCATCAGGTACAAGACTCAAAAGGAAGGTGGAAATGGAGGTTATAACTATGCTGTTCCTGGTGGACCTGGTGTAGGATCTGGACAGGTTGATTCTGGAGTTACTGGTGCTGAAGTGTCTGGATCTGGAATTTCCGGAGCTGGAGGAGAATTGTCCGGACCTGGAGCCGGCATTGGAGGAGGATCTGCCTCTACCCAATATGGACCTCCTGGCTACCACAAATAA